The following coding sequences are from one Acidobacteriota bacterium window:
- a CDS encoding ester cyclase translates to MNPETNKRLVLDFYEEVLCGRNLEAAPRFLHEVYVQHNPYAAQGIAGFLEFHRGFFSAIPDARVAVNMVAAEGDLVFVYGTYTGTHTGKGFLDLPPTGNRVCYDVVDIFRVRDGKLAEHWDVADTRAIFTQLGALPPVPGP, encoded by the coding sequence TTGAACCCTGAAACCAACAAACGCCTGGTCCTGGATTTCTACGAAGAGGTCCTGTGCGGCCGCAACCTGGAGGCGGCCCCGCGCTTTCTGCACGAGGTCTACGTGCAGCACAATCCTTACGCGGCGCAGGGGATCGCCGGCTTCCTGGAGTTCCATAGAGGGTTTTTCTCCGCCATTCCCGATGCGCGGGTCGCCGTCAACATGGTGGCGGCGGAAGGCGACCTGGTGTTCGTTTACGGCACCTACACCGGCACCCACACCGGCAAGGGGTTCCTGGATCTCCCCCCCACCGGGAACCGGGTGTGCTACGACGTCGTCGACATCTTCCGGGTGCGGGACGGCAAACTGGCCGAGCACTGGGACGTGGCCGACACTCGCGCCATTTTCACCCAGCTCGGCGCCCTCCCCCCGGTCCCCGGGCCCTGA